The window ccggccagcgcgcCGACGCCCTAGAGTCTTACGATCGACTCCATAGATCTTAGCTGCGGCTCGTTCGCTTAGATTCTTGTCGTTTTGAAGCGCTTGGAGGGCTAAGATTATGTGGGCTTCATTTGAATTAGAAGGCATCTTGGATGGTTGAGGAAATTGTTGTTGAGTGCGAAGGTGTCATGTCACGAAGGaagtgggtcactcgcttatatgggtcactcgcttataatatacgttactAATTGCAGACCGTTCTTTCTTCTGTTACTTCTCTCCATGCCGTCCCACGCACAATCTTCTAAACACCTGGCTGTCCCACTTCAGCTTCCTTCTCTTcatccacctcaccccccgGCCTCGTCTCGGCGACCGTCTTCCACTCCCCAGAGCCGTATATCTTCGCCCACCAATCCTTCAGTCTTCTCCACCGCTCCCTAAGTGTTCGAGCTACCCAAGTGCTCGCAATAGCGCTGCTGCTTTTCCTTGTAGCGCCGAACCACCACGTTGCGATGGCAAAAAACGTCACAATTTCAGTCACCACTATCCGGCGATGGAGAATGTTTGAGTCAGCAGTAGATCTAGGCGGCGCACACAGATTCCGGTTAAGGTATGTGATGAGAAACGTACAGCTGCCCGCAACGACTTGCCACCATGACCATCCGACGTCATGCCCATCTTCTGTCCGGGGGAAGTCTATACTAGGGACTGCCAACAGCGTGGACACAAAGGATATCGGCGTCTTTGGTTAGGTTTGAAATCTCATCAGAAACAATGTGCTGCTCTGGGGATGGAAGGAGGGATACGCACAAACACAATAGTGACAACGGTAAACACAAAGAGAAGCTGGTTTTGCTTTTCACTTGCTCGGCCTCTCCGATCCGCTTCATCGGCTAAGCGGCGACTGTCCCGGGCCTCGTTGAGGTTTCCCTGCTTTTGTTTCAGATCCAGTAGGTGATTGAGCTTCGTGTTGATGTTAGATGCCGTGTAGTAGATGGAGTAGAGGAGGGTATTTCGCTTAGTCTTGTACTTACCGAACTCTCAACTACCTCAGCATCTTTGGTAAGACGCCGCACCTTGGAGAGTCGAAAGTCCAATGATTGCATCAAGGGGGTGAGTTTGTTGAATCCTTCGGCAGGAAGATCCTCTCGGCTCTTGTTATACTGCGTGATGACGGTCATCTGGTCCTCTAAAACGCGTTCAATCATCTTCAGTTCGTCCCTGATGTCCTTAATCTCACGGAGATGTTCAATCTCTTGGGTGATGTCGCACattttctcttcctccaacatTCTATTCTGATTAAGCAGCTGTGCTGTTGCCTCAGAAGCATCAGTATATCGTATTCTGACGTCTTTTCTGGCTTTATAGAATGCATTGTAGCATTCAGATTCACCGTGAGCCTAACAATTTGTCACCGTTAGCCTTGTACACGTTGCTCGCTTTGCGGGATTATGTTAGCATCTCGTACCCTGTACGCAATACTCTGTTCAAAGATGTCAAACAGGTTCTCGTCAAGTCCCGCATTGTTTGGCGCGTCGACAAACCCGACTGCGAGTTGCAAAAGTTGAATTATCATGGACTCAAGCGAAGGCGGATGATTTTGTCCCATAACTTGGGAAATATAAGCGAGTAGATCAGGCTTATCGTTGTCGTTGCACCGATCCGGAAATGCGGTGATGAAGGTGTCTGCGTCGATTTTCCACAGCCACAGTTGTTTGACCATCACAAGATTATTTTTCTGATGTCGGTTGTCTTCGGTGCCTGAGGCAGAGTGTGCCACAGAACTGCCTGTAATCTCACAGTGTTGACGTTGGAAATGCTTGAGCACAACTTGGGTTTTGTCACGCTCAGTGGAGTCTAGGAGAGATAGGTAGTAGGATTGGTCGAGGGTGCATGGCAAGTGCAGGTCCTTGGTCGTACTTCCACCTTGATGGTATTCTTTTTTAAGTTGCTGCATTCTACGGTGGTTTGCGTTGGGCTTGTCACTGCGGTTTAGGTATTGATGAATATTTTCCGTGTCGAAGTAAGGAAGCTAATAGCCTTAGCGGAAAAAGCAAGCATGATGTTGAACTGTTTCGGGCCGACTTACAACAAACGAAATGTTTTCAGACTGTGAACCGAAGGAGCTGGTGAATAGAGGCCTGCGTAGTCTAGCATGGGGAGCTGAGCCCCGAACCTCATGGTAGGATTCATCAATGAATGCCTCAATCTGTGTCATGTCTTTATCGAACTTGATTCCTGACTTGTTCGTCAAGGCATGAAGTATATCCTAAGGTTTATTAGTAGACGAGGTTAGTGTCATGgctaaggtaggtaccttCCCGTCACAGCCGGCGCGGGGAACTTTATTCGTCAAACTTACTCTCGCCCATGATTTCTGCAGAAGGTGTGTCAGCAGATCGAGCTTCAATAGCGCCATGTAGGGGCTGCAAGTAGGAGCTTGCAAACTGTGGTGTCACAGAAGATGTCTCACGTTGTTCGCAGGCAAGTGTATCCATCTCCAGTACTTAGTTGGAACAGCTCCGGCGTTCCCTGAGGCTCTTTCTTTCGCCCAATTTTCTAGATCTGCAGCTCGTTTCTTCTCCATAGCATCTGACACACGATAGATGAAATTCCCAACTGCGAATTCTCGCGGGAGAGAAACACCCGGCAGATGATATTGGATGCGAATGTTGAATTCATTGCACAcctgtgacaaggggagtatctcggcttggaacaggtagttcaactcagtataataatctgttatggcctcaaggtccttgccatttgggtaggaaaggcaaggcctacttatagtcctccggatccccaggaccgttctgagctccctggtcctcgaacctgtcttatctgtctgccttggccgggcacctccttcggcgtcctggccactgattccaccagtaataggtacatatgattcctgtcctgcagtcttcttgcagctcgtatgggtcctcagtccctcctgcccaaccaacccgtatcggcaccctggttctgccttcgtggtggtcgccgtgatgcctccgctgagccccggtgggctcagttggttgccggccccagatattctgatcctgggcatatcgttgggctattgttggttggagtgtgtactgtctaggggcactgagtcgtgggcccgtgtgacaaCACCTCCCATGCGGCGTCCGGTATAGTTGGGGGTACATAGGTCTTTTCCACTATCGTTCTCGATTCGGCTgatggtgggttgttgacgaCGATTAAAATCTTTTGCAGAAACACCTGCGCCTGGTCATCCGCAGATAATGCTGAAAGCTGCTGCGCCAACAAACCCTGAACGGTAAGACCATCCAATCTCTTCAGCCCCGGAACTGCGCCATATTGCAGCAGTAGCttcacaacatcaacatggcCCGAACACAGCTGTGGAGGCTTCTGTCTGCCTGACTCCTCTTCGTAGAACAGCCGATGTTGTTGGTCTGAAGACGTAGCAATGGTGACGTGAAGCACAGTGTTCCCACCCAGTGTAGTTTTGGCATTCACGTCAGCTCCACACTCAATGAGCTTCTTTGCCACTTCAAGGTTCCCAAAGCAAGCCGCCTCGTGCAAAGCTGTATATCCCAGTCGATCCTGGCCATTAATACTGGTGCCATTCGCCAAGAGACGGTTCACAGTATCCATATCTCCCTTGGCTGAAGCTGAAAGAAGCGCCAGGCCATTGCTCTCGAGGTTCGAGACAGGCGATGCACCGCCTTTCAGAAGCAGAAGGGCCATTGATTGGGAAGTCGAGTCTTTGTTAAAAAGGGCAAATTCCAATGCGGAAATGTTGTTTTCATCTAAGGCGTTGATGTCAATGCCGGCGTCGATCAGAATCTCTGCTGATTCTCTCTGTCGGCCTTCAATCGCCTTAAAAAGCGCTGTCCTCTTGTTTGTGTCTAAAAGTGTGATGCTCTCTGGCGCATCCCTCAGGATATCTCGAAGTAGAGAAGAATCGCCGTTCCTGGAAGCTTCGTGCACATCAGGCTTCTTCTGATGCTCATCGTGAGTCGTACGGCTCCCAAACAATCTACTCGTATGGACAACCTTCATATCAACAGCCATCTCGCGACCGTGATCAGTAACAACGAGGACCCGGACGGAACCACGGCCAGACTCGAAAGCCTTCTGGAGGCGGTTCCAGAGCGAAGACTGGTCAATGACGGGGAGGTTCTGCTTGACATCACCGGTCTCGGTCAGGGCGACGATGGCGCCATCCTGCATGTCAAGGACGCGGTACTGCTTGAAGACGGGGCCGAGCATGGTCTGGACAACGACGCtgggggcggggttggagacgAAGCTGGACTCCTCATGGAGCTGCTTGGTGAAGAGGTCAACACCGAGGTAGCGGTGCTGGCCGTTGGCAGCAGAGGTGCTGATGCGGATGACCTGGCACGGACGGCCTCCAAGAATAAGAATATCGCCAAGACGGATGTGATGACAAGGAATTGGAACCGTGAGAGGGCTTGGGATGCTAGCAGAAATCTTAAAATCAGGCCGACGAATGAGTGCTTCCTCATGAGAAGCCATGGTGGTTTCCGAGATACCGCTTCCGCGAGTATTGATGCTTCTAAAAATGTTCTAAGCGACGAGGTCAGCAGATCGGGACAAGCGTTGATTGTTTCGGCTACCTACACGTAAGATGTTTCTTCCTTGCTCGTCGCGATAGCGGTTGGTTTAAATAGGCAAGCAAGTTGGGCAGCAGTTGTCTCCCAATGAGCCAAGACCCCACAGCAAAAAACCGCGCCAGCTGAACGGGAAATCCTGGTGGCCACTTGCCATCCAAGTGGTCCCATAGGTTGGAAGATTCCGCTATCACTAACTCGAAAAGGAGTAGATGCGCATAACGGAATGCATCTGGCATACTTGTAGTGCATAAATCTTGACAAAAGTGAATTAAAAGGGGCTGAGAATTTCGCATTTTATGTGAAGAAGATTGGACTGACAAATCGACGATGTCACTGGTAAACAGTAGTGTTAGGGCTTAAAAAGGTGTCAATTCCGGTATCATATGCGGGAGAACCCCTAGTACCCACATAGCTCAGGGAAACTACGGTAGGTTTAATCACTTAAATTCGAATATGGCAGGCAAAAGGTTTGGTGCTATAATAAAACAAAGATAACGTGCATGATAATGCCCCGTTAGTAGGTCTCTAAACATAAAAGGTTCAAATGATCCTGAACATTCCGACTAGGtttctcctcttcatcacctcctTATCATAACACACACACTACAGACCGTCAACTTGAAGTTCAGCCATCAAACAACTACCATCATGGAGTTCTTCGACTCCCTTCTCACTCTTATCACTCTGGCCACCAGTGCCATGTCCTCTCCCATTTCTGTTACCGAGAACGAGATTATCGCTCGTCCAGTTCGCAACGATGACCTCCAAGAGTAATTTCATTATTAATTTACGATGACGCCGTCTTACACACTCCATCTCAATTCCCAGCGCCGACTTTGGATAACATCACCCGTCGTCAGAGCAGCAACCCCaatgccgccgccaccttGCAAGCCTGGCGGTTTGACAGATTCTGCTCCCCGGATGATGCCCAGGACTAGATCTGGAATCCCGTCAGCTGGACCGGCGGTACCAACCCCTCTGGTGCTTGCCTCTCATTCTGGTCGGACGGCGTGCTACAGGACGTGTACTCTGTGCTGCTGATGGGTTTGTGGGGATTGGGCTGCCGGTTGATGGTGTACGTCGGCACTGGCTGTTTTGGAGGGTTCTCGAGCTTTCAGGTGAACAGCTGCCGAAGTCGTAATGGGGCGTCAATCAAGAGCTTCAATGTTGTCTGCTGAGCAATTTATTGAATGGTCAGCAATATCAGGACCATGAAGGGTCCAGAAATGGGCAGAGGGTGGCGGAGCCTGGTGAGAAGGCGACTGTGAAATTCAACATCTTCACGTCGTCCTTTTTGTACATGGGCTCTGGATCACTGATGGGGGTGCCAGAAGGCATTCAATTCATTGCTCCAGATCATTATCATGATTTCTTTTTGACGGATATACATCATATAAAATTTCAATGAAAAACACAGTCTCTCGTTACTACCTCCAGTCTATAAGAATACCACCTGAAAACTCAAATCCCCCCTACAATCCCCCCAttaccatcacaaccacccctcaaacAACCACAGCGCGTAAACACCCACCTCTAATTTTTGATGACCAAGGCctaacccccccatccaaatACAAAATCCCACTCTCCTCCCGTGCCTCTTTATCCCTCTTCCcattcaccacctccaccaatgCCCTCGCCGGATCCTCAGCACTCCTCGcgccccccctttccctcataactctcccctcctcccccgtcaaaTTCGTCACACACCACCCCGGATTAAAACTCGTCACCTTTCCCCCCCAACTTCTAAAACCATACCTATCACACGCGGCCAGCATATTCAAGGCCGCTTTGCTCATCCTGTACTCCGTGCCCGGGACGTCACGCCAGGGGTACTCTGGGTCCGATCTGAGTGTAATACTCCCTTGTTCGGACGACACATAAATCACCCTCGGGTTCGTGGACTTCTGCAAAAGGGGGACGAGGGTCTCGGTGAGGACGCGGGGGCCGAAGACGTTGGTCTCGAAGGTGAGGCGGAGGTTCTCGAGGGTGGTGCAGGGACGGTGGACGATTATGCCGGCGTTTTGGATCAAGATGTTGAGGCGGGAGAAGGTGGACTCCAGGTAGGTTTTGGTGGCTTCGatggttgaggtggaggtgacGTCCACCTcgatgggggtgatgggggagaggagggcggggcCGTGGTCGGCTTGAATTTTGGACAAGGCGGCTTGCCCCTTTTGGAAGGAGCgggagccgaggaggagatggtaggagggggaggatttggagagggcgatgatggtTTCGAGGCCGATGCCGCTGTTGGCGCCTGTGAGGAGGGTT is drawn from Podospora pseudocomata strain CBS 415.72m chromosome 1 map unlocalized CBS415.72m_1, whole genome shotgun sequence and contains these coding sequences:
- a CDS encoding uncharacterized protein (EggNog:ENOG50KOG1205; COG:I; COG:Q) → MSTAADKTIILITGANSGIGLETIIALSKSSPSYHLLLGSRSFQKGQAALSKIQADHGPALLSPITPIEVDVTSTSTIEATKTYLESTFSRLNILIQNAGIIVHRPCTTLENLRLTFETNVFGPRVLTETLVPLLQKSTNPRVIYVSSEQGSITLRSDPEYPWRDVPGTEYRMSKAALNMLAACDRYGFRSWGGKVTSFNPGWCVTNLTGEEGRVMRERGGARSAEDPARALVEVVNGKRDKEAREESGILYLDGGVRPWSSKIRGGCLRAVVV
- a CDS encoding uncharacterized protein (EggNog:ENOG50KOG0504; COG:I), whose translation is MASHEEALIRRPDFKISASIPSPLTVPIPCHHIRLGDILILGGRPCQVIRISTSAANGQHRYLGVDLFTKQLHEESSFVSNPAPSVVVQTMLGPVFKQYRVLDMQDGAIVALTETGDVKQNLPVIDQSSLWNRLQKAFESGRGSVRVLVVTDHGREMAVDMKVVHTSRLFGSRTTHDEHQKKPDVHEASRNGDSSLLRDILRDAPESITLLDTNKRTALFKAIEGRQRESAEILIDAGIDINALDENNISALEFALFNKDSTSQSMALLLLKGGASPVSNLESNGLALLSASAKGDMDTVNRLLANGTSINGQDRLGYTALHEAACFGNLEVAKKLIECGADVNAKTTLGGNTVLHVTIATSSDQQHRLFYEEESGRQKPPQLCSGHVDVVKLLLQYGAVPGLKRLDGLTVQGLLAQQLSALSADDQAQVFLQKILIVVNNPPSAESRTIVEKTYVPPTIPDAAWEVLSHGPTTQCP